In Aspergillus nidulans FGSC A4 chromosome II, a single window of DNA contains:
- a CDS encoding protein pexB (transcript_id=CADANIAT00004625), whose protein sequence is MSSTNFAAAQQRVLERRRKRETEAQSRLAEQQRTSIVNHPAVQRLPYPLNTVSRSGLSIWDAIKGREGTRPAFRVGQVDAELLDEELLGLLKGQVGDALKYFGPHLRDDWSHEIQFVLRAILFKLSIWDHDASYGAALQSLKYVDSRSKGPVHSTPTMLQKSLYGLLTVGGRYAWDKWESWLISREGGYEEPSPEVRSLSRITNFLSTTHSIAAFFSFLIFLVDGRYRTLIDRLLRMRLTPPSAQASREVSFEYLNRQLVWHAFTEFLLFLLPLVGISRWRRWVSRAWRKAMSAIRSTSVDEDEVSEKQGELAFLPERSCAICYKANNTATTETEVIAAASSGAGGIIGSAQTDITNPYETIPCGCIYCFVCIVQKLEGEEGEGWVCLRCGELVKKCKPWNGDVLEEEPKRQSGSGKNVGFAVGDDVPLEQEQAHEQESSVDAG, encoded by the exons ATGAGCTCGACGAActttgccgctgctcagcagcgcgTTCTCGAACGCCGACGGAAACGCGAGACCGAAGCCCAGAGCCGTCTCGCAGAACAACAACGGACCTCTATCGTAAATCATCCCGCCGTGCAACGACTTCCTTATCCACTAAATACAGTGTCGCGATCAGGACTTTCAATATGGGATGCAATCAAAGGCCGCGAGGGGACGAGGCCTGCATTTCGTGTTGGTCAGGTTGACGCGGAACTGTTGGACGAGGAGTTACTTGGCCTGCTGAAGGGGCAAGTCGGAGATGCGCTCAAATACTTTGGG CCACATCTCCGCGATGACTGGTCCCACGAAATTCAATTCGTTCTCCGCGCGATCCTCTTCAAACTCTCGATATGGGACCACGACGCCTCTTACGGCGCCGCCCTCCAAAGTCTCAAATATGTCGACAGTCGCAGCAAAGGCCCTGTTCACTCAACGCCAACGATGCTTCAGAAATCTCTATACGGCCTCCTAACAGTAGGCGGTCGCTACGCCTGGGACAAATGGGAGAGCTGGCTCATCTCCCGGGAAGGCGGCTACGAGGAACCGTCACCGGAAGTCCGTTCATTGTCCCGAATCACGAATTTCCTCTCCACAACACACTCCATTGCGGcatttttctcttttctcatcttcttaGTAGACGGTCGCTACCGAACACTGATCGACCGGCTCCTCCGCATGCGCCTTACACCCCCCTCCGCCCAAGCCAGCCGCGAGGTCTCCTTCGAATACCTAAACCGCCAGCTAGTATGGCACGCATTTACTGAATTCcttctatttcttcttccactcgtCGGCATAAGCCGCTGGCGCCGCTGGGTATCCCGCGCATGGCGCAAAGCCATGTCGGCAATCCGATCGACAAgcgtcgacgaagatgaggtttCCGAAAAGCAAGGCGAACTCGCCTTCCTTCCTGAGCGCTCCTGCGCAATCTGCTACAAAGCCAACAATACCGCAACAACAGAAACTGAAGTCATCGCTGCAGCTTCGTCGGGTGCAGGAGGGATCATCGGCTCTGCACAGACGGACATTACGAACCCGTACGAAACGATACCCTGCGGCTGCATTTACTGTTTTGTTTGTATTGTGCAGAAActcgagggcgaggagggtGAAGGCTGGGTCTGCTTGCGCTGCGGAGAGCTCGTCAAGAAATGCAAGCCTTGGAATGGCgatgtccttgaagaagagcCAAAACGGCAGTCAGGCTCCGGGAAGAATGTTGGGTTTGCTGTAGGTGACGACGTCCCTTTAGAACAGGAACAGGCGCACGAGCAGGAGAGCTCTGTAGATGCTGGATGA
- a CDS encoding acid phosphatase PHOa (transcript_id=CADANIAT00004626) — translation MKSSLVILLGAVASTVAQTATTTEPSLSDIAASAATIEPYSPVSNVEGLAFQRIFQVWFENIDYEDAAANENLQWLAKQGIVLSNFYAVTHPSQPNYCAAAGGDTFGMDHDDFLRIPANVSTVVDLLDTKYIAWAEYQEHMPYPGFEGFNYSNQETYADDYVRKHNPLILYDSVAENDMRRRQIKNFTHFDDDLASEKLPQWAFFTPNMTNDAHDTNITFAANWLRGWISPLLENDYFMNDTLILITFDEDKTFPKDNRIFSILLGGAVPENLHGTEDNTFYTHYSVIASVSANWGLPSLGRWDCGANILEIVANKTGYVNYKVDTTNLRLNQTYPGPLSNGDLSEYSPVWPNPLTEGDCSAGHGILDTVKETYAGTQPTYNYTSPFPYDSKSGYNEDVDATRKSS, via the exons ATGAAGTCCTCGCTTGTAATTCTCCTAGGCGCTGTTGCTTCAACCGTCGCTCAGACTGCGACAACGACCGAGCCGTCGTTGTCGGACATTGCCGCCAGTGCTGCCACTATTGAGCCTTATTCTCCAGTTTCCAACGTCGAGGGCCTTGCTTTCCAGCGGATCTTCCAGGTTTGGTTCGAGAATATC GATTACGAGGATGCCGCGGCGAATGAGAACCTGCAGTGGCTAGCGAAACAAGGAATCGTCCT GTCAAACTTCTATGCGGTCACTCATCCCTCTCAACCAAACTACTGCGCTGCAGCAGGAGGCGATACATTTGGCATGGATCATGACGATTTCCTGCGAATTCCGGCCAATGTTTCCACTGTCGTAGATCTCCTAGATACCAAGTACATCGCCTGGGCTGAGTACCAGGAACACATGCCCTACCCCGGCTTTGAAGGATTCAACTATTCAAACCAAGAGACCTACGCCGACGATTATGTGCGAAAGCACAACCCGCTTATCTTGTACGACTCTGTCGCTGAGAATGACATGCGCCGGCGTCAGATCAAGAACTTTACACATTTCGACGATGATCTAGCCAGCGAGAAGCTTCCCCAATGGGCCTTCTTTACGCCCAACATGACCAATGACGCCCATGACACCAACATAACCTTCGCTGCTAATTGGCTTCGTGGCTGGATTTCGCCTCTGCTCGAGAACGACTACTTCATGAACGACACTCTTATCCTCATCACTTTCGACGAGGATAAAACTTTCCCGAAAGACAACCGCATCTTCAGCATTCTCCTGGGAGGCGCTGTCCCCGAGAACCTACATGGAACTGAAGACAATACCTTCTACACCCATTACTCGGTCATCGCCTCTGTCTCAGCCAACTGGGGTCTTCCATCCCTAGGCCGTTGGGATTGCGGGGCTAATATCCTTGAAATCGTAGCCAATAAGACTGGCTATGTCAACTACAAAGTTGACACAACGAACCTTAGACTCAACCAGACTTATCCCGGCCCTCTCTCGAATGGGGATTTGTCCGAATACTCGCCGGTATGGCCAAACCCATTGACCGAGGGCGACTGTTCAGCGGGTCATGGGATCCTTGACACGGTCAAGGAGACATATGCTGGGACTCAGCCCACGTATAACTACACCAGCCCTTTCCCTTACGATTCTAAGAGTGGGTACAACGAAGATGTTGATGCGACCCGCAAAAGCTCATAG
- a CDS encoding aldehyde dehydrogenase family protein (transcript_id=CADANIAT00004627), with protein MAQVEVPSTNGSGKSVETRLFINGEFQPSSDGKTFSLIDPFTQNSVAEVSQATEEDTNNAVAAAKAAFPAWRDRSPADRGACLHKLAALIRENNEEFARLEALSTGRPVSRYFDATVSADTFSYFAEAGWTVQGTSSLNTPGHLNMTVKQPYGVVACIIPWNVPMAFFAFKVAPALAAGNTVVLKSSEKAPLTSALAATLIAEAGFPPGVINILSGFGTPAGSTLASHMDVRCLSFTGSSFTGQRIQAAAAASNMKIVHMELGGKSPALIFEDADLENAAQATQFSIQCLSGQTCMANSRIYVQESVADEFLALFKEKFGSAVLGNPLESGTTHGPQVDGLQYERVKSYITIGEQDGKLSMGGDAGNGYFVKPTVFEGVPEDSRIVKEEVFGPVVVINTFKTEEEAIKKANASEFGLYASVFTKDLDRAVRTSKLLEAGTVGVNTTSPNVAKDMPFGGYKMSGVGREGFMHSLDNFLETKTILIKMSS; from the exons ATGGCCCAAGTCGAAGTTCCAAGCACCAACGGCAGCGGGAAGTCTGTCGAGACTCGTCTCTTTATCAATGGCGAA TTCCAACCCTCGTCCGATGGGAAGACATTCAGTCTGATCGACCCATTCACGCAGAATTCAGTTGCAGAAG TTTCCCAGGCCACTGAAGAAGACACAAACAATGCCGTCGCAGCTGCCAAAGCAGCATTCCCGGCGTGGAGAGATCGCTCCCCCGCTGATAGAGGCGCCTGTCTCCACAAGCTGGCCGCTCTAATTCGTGAAAACAACGAGGAGTTTGCGCGGTTGGAGGCCTTGTCCACTGGAAGGCCTGTATCGCGGTATTTCGATGCTACCGTTTCAGCAGATACTTTCTCCTACTTCGCTGAGGCTGGTTGGACGGTCCAGGGGACATCTAGCTTGAACACGCCCGGCCACCTTAACATGACCGTCAAGCAGCCTTATGGCGTCGTTGCTTGCATTATCCCCTGGAACGTGCCCATGGCATTTTTCGCATTCAAGGTTGCGCCGGCTCTGGCGGCTGGAAACACGGTCGttctgaagagcagcgagaaGGCGCCATTGACT TCCGCCCTGGCAGCCACGCTGATCGCCGAAGCCGGCTTCCCACCTGGCGTCATCAACATTCTGTCCGGCTTCGGTACCCCCGCCGGCAGCACGCTAGCATCACACATGGACGTGCGTTGCCTCAGCTTTACAGGCTCCTCGTTCACAGGCCAAAGGATTCAAGCAGCGGCCGCCGCATCGAACATGAAGATTGTGCACATGGAACTCGGCGGAAAGTCACCTgctctcatcttcgaggacgcCGACCTAGAAAACGCCGCCCAAGCGACACAGTTCAGTATCCAGTGCCTGAGCGGACAGACCTGCATGGCGAACTCCCGGATATACGTCCAGGAGTCTGTGGCTGACGAGTTCTTGGCCTTGTTCAAGGAAAAGTTCGGAAGCGCGGTCCTTGGTAACCCGCTCGAATCAGGCACAACACACGGTCCACAGGTCGATGGGCTGCAGTACGAGCGTGTAAAGTCTTATATCACTATCGGTGAACAGGACGGAAAACTTAGCATGGGTGGTGATGCAGGCAATGGGTACTTTGTCAAGCCAACTGTCTTTGAGGGTGTCCCTGAGGACTCGCGCATCGTGAAAGAGGAGGTTTTTGGTCCAGTTGTTGTGATCAACACCTTCAAAacagaggaggaggccaTTAAGAAGGCTAATGCATCGGAGTTTGGGCTGTATGCATCCGTCTTCACAAAGGATCTAGACCGCGCAGTGCGTACCTCGAAGCTCCTGGAAGCTGGTACTGTTGGCGTCAACACTACAAGTCCTAATGTCGCCAAGGACATGCCGTTTGGTGGGTACAAGATGAGTGGTGTTGGGCGTGAGGGCTTCATGCACAGTCTTGACAACTTCCTTGAGACCAAGACGATTTTGATCAAGATGAGCTCTTGA